AAATTTTGTGACTTCGACTTCATCGTTAACTCGTAATTGTCGCACTCTCTATGAGTGCGTGGATTGAAATCTCTTGGCGATGAGGGGCGGCAGCAATCTCTGCGTCGCACTCTCTATGAGTGCGTGGATTGAAATATCATATGAGAAGGAAATAAGTAAAAAAGATACGTCGCACTCTCTATGAGTGCGTGGATTGAAATGCGAACTAGCCCTCCGTCCATAAAGTCCTCGGCAAGCGTCGCACTCTCTATGAGTGCGTGGATTGAAATAGTTCCTACAACCACAGGGATATCACTTGTTTTGGTCGCACTCTCTATGAGTGCGTGGATTGAAATTACAAATTTACGATCAAGACCAAAACGAGGATGAGTCGCACTCTCTATGAGTGCGTGGATTGAAATTAGAGAATGGACATCATTGTAAGATAGTAGATTGGGTCGCACTCTCTATGAGTGCGTGGATTGAAATTGTAAGGTTCAACTCCTGACCACTTATTGGCGATTGTCGCACTCTCTATGAGTGCGTGGATTGAAATTTAAATCGACAGTTACACCGTAATGCTTCTCGATGTCGCACTCTCTATGAGTGCGTGGATTGAAATCAATCATGCCCCATATAATACTAAAAGCAATTGTTGTCGCACTCTCTATGAGTGCGTGGATTGAAATGCACAATGTTATTAAGGTATTTGCATCGACCCGTGGTCGCACTCTCTATGAGTGCGTGGATTGAAATCGTTCCGAGAAAGAAAAAATGGTTTCGTTAGTCAGTCGCACTCTCTATGAGTGCGTGGATTGAAATTTCTATTTTTTCTGGTGTTAGATAGCCGCCATGTGTCGCACTCTCTATGAGTGCGTGGATTGAAATGCTTCCCCAGTGCCTTCTGTTGCTCTTGTGTAAGTGTCGCACTCTCTATGAGTGCGTGGATTGAAATGTGAGCAACGCAAAAACAGCATTTGTCTCTTAGGTCGCACTCTCTATGAGTGCGACACAAATAAATGTAACTAGTCATAAAATACAAAGGCTATTACTATCAATTCCTCCGATCATAACCATCCAGTCAGTAAAAACGTCTTAAATCTCCAGGTTAAAGCAAAGGGGCTAAACCAGTATTGGGTACCGGATACCACCTATATTCCGACCAATGAGGGCTGGCTTTCTCAGCAATTTAGAAAACGAAGCTTCAGAAGGGATTGGATCAGATACTAAAAAGCCATACTTAACTCGATTAGTTGTGATTCCTGGCTCGGAACAAGTTTTCTTCCAACACGAAAAAAGCAGAGAACGCTTCCCTGCTTCCTTAACTATTTATAGGGCATTTTTTAATGTATTGGTACCCAACAAATAGGATAACACTAATTAATATAGCTTGGTAAAGGATGCTCCATAGAAAAGAAGGATAATCACCTATAGGTACGATAATATAACTACCCTCGATTAAGTTAGAGAAAGTGTGGGACAAAAGCCCTTTCTGATTAAATACTATAAAATATTTAAGCAAATTCTCATTAAAAGAAAGATAGAGCGACGGTTCGAGGACATTTAACAAAAATAGTGCGCCAATACTAAATGCAACATTTTTAGTTAAAAGTGCAACTACAAATGCTAATTCCCCCCAAAAAAAACAAATAAGACTCACTGAAACGATTTGAAAAATGATCTGTGAAATAAATAGCTGACCTGGCGCACCTAAAAAAATATGCACAACCCAGCTAAATAAAGTAGTCACCGTTGTGAGTAAAAAACTAGCGATAAGAATATAGCATGTTTTATAAAAAAAAGTCTGCACTCTGTTATACGAATTTAATAATAATTGAAACGTATTCCATGAATGCTCCTGATAACTTAGGAAAGAGCCTAAAATGATGATGGGAACGATCCCTAAAATAGTAAGTGACAATAGAAAGACGGAGCTAAAATACCCAGGAATTCTTAATTCTGCATATGGAAAAGGATCAAAAACGATATAGACCATAAATATGAATGTTAAAACTAGACTAGTAATTAACAGGGGATTGTTTTTAATTTTGATGGTCTCTGCTTTTATCCATGCATTCATTGGTTTTCTCCATTAATCATTATCACAAATTCATGATCGCCATTGCTTAATTCCAACTCTAATTCTCCTTCTCCCGCTGCTGCTTCAAAAGAAAAGTCATGACTGTCGATTATTGTTTCGGAAAAAATCATATCTCCATCTTCACTTGTGATTTTTAAAGTCATATCACTTGTATTGTCTTCCTTTTTCAGACTTACAACATTATTTTCTTCCAATAGTACCTTGAACTGAATTTTTTTATTTTGTAACAGGTGTCCTGAAACGCTGATGTCAGTGACCAACTCCGTTGATCCATCCACATAAGTATTATTAATGTTAAGGCCATCTGATTTATATTCACTATCTGAAAAAGCATTTACACCAATAAAAACAAGTATAACAATTAATAAAGTACCGATTAATACCTTTCTCATAAAGAATCCCTACTTCCTAGGCTTTAAAATCCCTTTTCAAGTTAACAAAGCTGTAAATAAAAAGCATAAATAGAATGATTAACAGACTGATCAGAAGGCTGCTTTCATAAGATAACGAACTAAGGTTGTAATATTGAATCTGTGGATCATTATTTAAATTATAAAAAGAATTCCCAATCAGCGATGAAGTATAATGACTTAAAGTAAAGTACTGAGCTACTGGAAGATAGCCAGATAACTGATCTAATAATATAGGTAATATCATTGCAATTAAAATACCACCGTATACTCGCTGCGTGATAAATGCACCTAAAAAGCCAATTAAGGAGAATCCAGAAAGAATAATCACACTGCTTAGTATTTGAGAGATTAATAGCTGCCAGTTAAAAGTGAAAGACTGCCTATTTACTATCAATCCTTCTATAATTCCAAGAACAACCATTGATAAAACCAGACAAAATATAACTAAAAATAGTGTTAACACTTTGACTATTACTGAATGAATTCTCCCTAGATTAGTGATCGTATAAACATTTGTGTTATGTTTATATTCAGTACCAGAAATATAAGCACCAATGAATGCTCCAGGTATAAATCCTAAAAGTACTAAAAGAAGCAAATTAAATGAGCTCATATATTGAACGGTAATCAGCTCAGGTGTAAAGTACCCTGAGGTGTTGTTGAATCCTTTTTGAAAAAACATAAGCAGTAAGAAAGTAAAAATAATAACTAATACAACAATTA
The Salipaludibacillus sp. LMS25 DNA segment above includes these coding regions:
- a CDS encoding ABC transporter permease: MNAWIKAETIKIKNNPLLITSLVLTFIFMVYIVFDPFPYAELRIPGYFSSVFLLSLTILGIVPIIILGSFLSYQEHSWNTFQLLLNSYNRVQTFFYKTCYILIASFLLTTVTTLFSWVVHIFLGAPGQLFISQIIFQIVSVSLICFFWGELAFVVALLTKNVAFSIGALFLLNVLEPSLYLSFNENLLKYFIVFNQKGLLSHTFSNLIEGSYIIVPIGDYPSFLWSILYQAILISVILFVGYQYIKKCPINS